A window of the Luoshenia tenuis genome harbors these coding sequences:
- the fusA gene encoding elongation factor G yields the protein MKVYETADIRNIGIVGHGSEGKTTLTEAMLFAANVIERMGRVEDGTTTTDFDPEEAKRGISIGAAMAPVEWNNCKINAIDVPGYFDFVGEMVGALQVSDSALIVLGATTGLRVGAEKAWAYCEQNGIGKVFVVNQMDRENADFNKVLASVQNKYGSSVIPLQLPIMEGGVFKGYIDLLAMKAAEFLPKGQIKEIEIPAALQDEAASLREQMVEAAAGSDDDLMEKYFADGDLEQADLEKGLKMGIANGSVVPVLCVSALMDQGIGALMDFICKFMPNPAQHAPVIGTQVKGGAEVELTADPNGPFVAQVFKTIADPFVGKLSLFRVWSGTLSSDATISNANVDKSVKISSLSIPRGKKQIAVPKLCAGDIGAIAKLQNTMTGHTLCASSNLITMPEIQFPAPCISLAVAAKKQGDEDKVFAGLHRLEEEDPTFTLKKQSETTDTLISGQGELHLEVICAKLKNKFGVEAALNTPIVPYRESIRKPVKAEGRHKKQSGGHGQFGHCWVEFEPISDGSADFEFVDKVVGGVVPRQYIPAVEKGLRESIRHGVLAGYPVVGIRCTLYDGSYHPVDSSEMAFKVAASLAFKKGCEQASPVLMEPIYQMDILVPDKYMGDVIGDMNRRRGRILGMNPVGDGMQQVTAEVPLSEVFTYATDLRSMSHARGSFTMQFARYEDVPANISAKVIEEAKKRMADEE from the coding sequence ATGAAAGTCTATGAGACAGCGGACATTCGGAACATTGGCATCGTAGGGCACGGCAGCGAGGGTAAAACCACCCTGACCGAGGCTATGCTGTTTGCGGCCAATGTGATCGAAAGGATGGGCCGGGTAGAAGACGGCACCACCACCACGGATTTCGACCCCGAGGAGGCGAAACGGGGCATCTCAATCGGCGCTGCCATGGCGCCCGTCGAATGGAACAACTGTAAGATCAATGCGATTGATGTTCCGGGTTATTTCGACTTTGTGGGCGAAATGGTCGGCGCGCTTCAGGTTTCAGACAGCGCACTTATCGTACTGGGCGCTACCACAGGTCTGCGCGTGGGCGCGGAAAAAGCATGGGCTTATTGTGAGCAAAACGGCATTGGCAAAGTCTTCGTCGTCAATCAAATGGACCGCGAAAATGCGGATTTCAACAAAGTTTTAGCAAGTGTACAAAATAAATATGGTTCTTCTGTCATTCCTTTGCAGCTGCCGATTATGGAGGGTGGCGTATTCAAGGGCTATATCGATTTGCTGGCGATGAAAGCCGCAGAATTTTTGCCCAAAGGGCAGATCAAAGAAATTGAAATTCCCGCAGCACTGCAGGATGAGGCAGCTTCACTGCGCGAGCAGATGGTGGAAGCGGCTGCAGGCAGCGATGATGATTTAATGGAAAAATATTTTGCCGATGGCGATCTGGAGCAGGCTGATTTGGAAAAGGGTCTGAAGATGGGGATAGCAAACGGCAGCGTAGTGCCGGTGCTGTGCGTATCGGCGCTGATGGATCAGGGTATCGGGGCGCTGATGGACTTTATCTGCAAATTTATGCCCAACCCCGCCCAGCACGCGCCGGTAATCGGCACGCAGGTGAAAGGCGGCGCGGAGGTCGAGCTGACTGCCGACCCCAACGGCCCGTTTGTCGCCCAGGTCTTTAAGACCATTGCGGACCCGTTCGTCGGTAAGCTCTCCCTCTTTAGGGTGTGGAGCGGTACGCTTTCGTCCGACGCTACGATCAGCAATGCAAACGTAGATAAATCCGTGAAGATCAGCAGTCTTTCCATCCCGAGAGGTAAAAAGCAGATCGCGGTGCCCAAGCTTTGCGCGGGCGATATCGGCGCCATCGCCAAACTGCAAAACACGATGACGGGGCATACCCTGTGTGCTTCGTCCAACCTGATCACCATGCCCGAGATCCAGTTCCCCGCGCCCTGCATCTCGCTGGCGGTGGCCGCTAAAAAGCAAGGTGATGAGGATAAGGTCTTTGCGGGGTTGCACCGGTTGGAGGAAGAGGATCCTACCTTTACGCTGAAAAAGCAGTCTGAAACGACGGATACCCTGATCTCCGGCCAGGGCGAACTGCATTTGGAAGTGATCTGCGCCAAGCTGAAAAATAAATTCGGCGTTGAGGCGGCGCTTAATACGCCCATCGTGCCCTATCGGGAAAGCATCCGCAAGCCTGTGAAGGCGGAAGGGCGGCACAAAAAGCAGTCCGGCGGGCATGGACAGTTCGGCCATTGCTGGGTAGAGTTTGAACCTATCTCCGATGGCTCGGCTGATTTTGAATTTGTTGATAAGGTAGTCGGCGGCGTGGTACCGCGCCAATATATCCCGGCGGTGGAAAAGGGCCTGCGCGAGAGCATTCGCCACGGCGTACTAGCGGGCTATCCGGTGGTGGGCATCCGCTGTACGCTGTATGATGGTTCCTATCACCCGGTGGATTCTTCCGAAATGGCCTTTAAGGTCGCGGCCAGCCTGGCCTTTAAAAAGGGCTGCGAGCAGGCCTCTCCGGTCTTAATGGAACCCATCTATCAGATGGATATTCTGGTGCCGGATAAATATATGGGCGATGTGATCGGCGATATGAACCGGCGGCGCGGGCGTATTTTGGGGATGAATCCCGTTGGGGATGGCATGCAGCAGGTAACCGCGGAGGTTCCACTGTCGGAAGTGTTTACGTACGCGACCGATCTGCGCTCCATGTCCCACGCGCGCGGCTCGTTTACGATGCAGTTTGCACGGTATGAGGATGTGCCGGCCAATATTTCGGCTAAAGTGATCGAAGAAGCCAAAAAGAGGATGGCTGACGAGGAGTAA